Proteins encoded in a region of the Vicia villosa cultivar HV-30 ecotype Madison, WI linkage group LG5, Vvil1.0, whole genome shotgun sequence genome:
- the LOC131602955 gene encoding zinc finger protein 4-like — MMTPNLNLEPENPSEAPQDLDSMTLDLTLNISSSEGEFKGSSDASSEVGAAHASPSVTPRVFSCNYCKRKFFSSQALGGHQNAHKRERTMAKRAMRMGMFTDRYTSLASLPLHGSPLRSLGVEAHGAMHQRRHMQPSSSVAAPDMGAAAKFNRNHFGSVVFVEDEDVSFFWPGSFRQVDQGGGVNVGNSSFAPMAPPPPQASTSPDLTLKL, encoded by the coding sequence ATGATGACTCCAAATTTAAACTTGGAACCTGAAAACCCTTCCGAAGCGCCTCAAGATCTTGATTCTATGACGCTTGACTTGACACTCAATATCAGTTCGAGTGAGGGCGAGTTTAAGGGTTCAAGTGATGCTAGCAGTGAAGTGGGAGCTGCTCATGCGTCGCCATCGGTAACTCCAAGGGTTTTCTCTTGTAATTACTGCAAAAGGAAATTCTTTAGCTCACAAGCGTTAGGAGGTCATCAGAACGCTCACAAAAGGGAGAGGACGATGGCTAAACGCGCGATGAGAATGGGAATGTTTACCGACAGGTATACAAGCCTAGCATCTCTACCTCTTCATGGTTCGCCTCTTCGGTCTCTTGGCGTTGAAGCTCATGGTGCAATGCATCAAAGAAGACATATGCAACCGTCATCATCAGTGGCGGCTCCTGATATGGGAGCTGCTGCGAAATTCAATAGAAACCATTTCGGATCGGTAGTTTTCGTGGAAGATGAGGATGTAAGTTTCTTTTGGCCTGGAAGTTTTAGACAGGTGGATCAGGGAGGTGGTGTTAATGTTGGAAATTCTAGTTTTGCTCCAATGGCTCCTCCTCCACCACAAGCATCTACATCTCCTGATCTCACTTTGAAGCTATAA
- the LOC131605664 gene encoding beta-glucosidase 13-like, protein MQQMETLSSLRNFETILSIIFFVLLSNVPDPAQGYLLSKKNPNLHHLSASKIVEATTTNPYDSILEFLNSSSFPNRASFPQGFLFGSGSSALQIEGGCDEGGRGLGIWDDIVIQNKDIYLDVDKFPLKIDHYKRYKEDVQHLKKLGINSYRMSISWSRIMPDGTLKGGINQEGVNFYNNLINELLENGIEPFVGIMHFDYPLALKQKFGGFLNRSIVKYYKDYSELLFKTYGDRVKHWTTINEAEVTAMFHFMFNLDKVSTDQTCKNTKICTQAYTLLHNFLIAHATASKLYTTKFQEIQRGEIGLALSSGRYVPYSSKLEDVVAAQRLMDFYWGWILDPVFHGDYPQIMKKLVGNRLPKFTKKEKHMLKGSANFIGVNYYTSHFARHESNRTKIMYDNFDALAVSEDFNAEGKTLGYKDQYSGSNVYPEGLYNMLVYIKKKYKNPKIYITENGISSTKIPNPLKDEHRIAYIAAHINATKAAIDDGVNVQGYFLWAAFDTYEFQAGYSGNWGLYHIDFNNNLNRLPTDTAIWYKKYLTNDIRN, encoded by the exons ATGCAGCAGATGGAGACTCTATCAtctttgagaaattttgaaactattCTTTCAATCATATTCTTTGTTTTGCTTTCTAACGTTCCTGATCCAGCACAAGGGt ATCTTCTTTCTAAGAAAAATCCAAATTTACATCACTTATCTGCATCAAAG ATTGTAGAAGCAACAACGACTAATCCATATGACTCTATATTAGAATTTTTAAattcttcaagctttccaaatcGTGCATCATTTCCACAAGGTTTTTTATTTGGTAGTGGGTCTTCTGCCCTTCAG ATTGAAGGAGGGTGCGATGAAGGAGGAAGAGGACTCGGTATATGGGATGATATAGTTATACAAAATAAag ATATTTATTTAGACGTTGATAAATTTCCATTAAAAATTGATCATTACAAGCGATATAAG GAGGACGTGCAACATTTAAAGAAGCTTGGAATAAATTCTTATAGAATGTCTATTTCTTGGAGTAGAATAATGCCAG ACGGAACCTTGAAAGGAGGCATAAATCAAGAAGGTGTCAATTTTTACAACAATTTGATCAATGAATTACTCGAAAATG GTATTGAACCTTTTGTGGGTATCATGCACTTTGATTATCCATTAGCTCTTAAGCAAAAGTTTGGAGGCTTCTTAAATCGCTCAATTGT GAAATACTACAAGGATTATAGTGAACTCTTATTCAAAACATATGGAGATAGAGTGAAACATTGGACTACAATCAATGAGGCGGAAGTCACAGCCATGTTTCATTTCATGTTCAACCTTGATAAAGTATCTACTGATCAAACATGCAAAAATACTAAAATATGTACACAAGCATATACTCTCCTTCATAACTTCCTTATTGCCCATGCTACAGCGTCAAAGTTATACACAACAAAATTCCAa GAAATACAAAGAGGAGAAATTGGACTTGCTCTTTCATCGGGAAGATATGTTCCCTACAGTTCCAAACTAGAAGACGTGGTTGCTGCTCAAAGACTAATGGATTTTTATTGGGGATG GATTTTAGATCCAGTCTTCCATGGAGATTATCCACAAATAATGAAAAAGCTAGTGGGGAATAGGTTGCCCAAATTCACTAAAAAGGAAAAACACATGTTAAAAGGAAGCGCAAACTTTATTGGTGTCAATTATTATACTTCTCATTTTGCTAGACACGAATCAAATAGAACAAAGATTATGTATGACAATTTTGATGCCTTAGCCGTCTCAGAAG ATTTTAATGCAGAAGGAAAAACTCTTGGTTACAAG GATCAATACAGTGGGAGCAATGTTTATCCTGAAGGATTATATAATATGTTAGTCTACATTAAGAAAAAGTATAAAAATCCCAAAATCTACATCACTGAAAATG GTATCTCTTCTACAAAAATTCCAAATCCTTTGAAGGATGAACATCGAATTGCTTATATTGCTGCACATATAAACGCTACCAAAGCTGCAATTGA tGATGGCGTAAATGTCCAAGGTTACTTTTTGTGGGCAGCATTTGATACATATGAATTTCAAGCAGGCTATTCTGGAAATTGGGGTCTTTATCATATTGATTTCAATAATAATCTCAATCGCCTGCCAACTGACACAGCTATTTGGTACAAGAAATATCTCACAAATGATATAAGAAACTAA